Part of the Chloroflexota bacterium genome is shown below.
ATGTGGCCCGTCTCTTCCGAGCCATCGCCTACGCCGAACAGGTGCATGCCACTAACCATTTCAAGGAGCTGGGGCAGCTGGGAGCTACGCCGGCTAACTTAGGGGCGGCCATAGCGGGGGAGACCTTTGAAGTGGAAGAGATGTACCCGGCCTATAACGAGGTGGCCAGGTTGCAGGAGGAGAGGGGAGCCCAAAGGAGTACCCACTATGCCCTTGAGGCGGAGAAGATCCACGCCCGCCTCTATACCGAGGCCAGACAGGCCGTGGAAGGCGGTAGGGATATCCAGATAGGCGATGTCTTCATCTGTGACGTATGCGGGCATAC
Proteins encoded:
- a CDS encoding rubrerythrin family protein, with the translated sequence MRKMTEENLKAAFAGESQAHMKYLIFADRAEKEGHANVARLFRAIAYAEQVHATNHFKELGQLGATPANLGAAIAGETFEVEEMYPAYNEVARLQEERGAQRSTHYALEAEKIHARLYTEARQAVEGGRDIQIGDVFICDVCGHTVVGEPPEKCPICGAPRNRYKKF